From a region of the Castanea sativa cultivar Marrone di Chiusa Pesio chromosome 10, ASM4071231v1 genome:
- the LOC142613614 gene encoding uncharacterized protein LOC142613614, which yields MATRPDLDIDDDFSELYKEYTGPLGSATNNVQDKGKTNKRSQAGSDEEEEQRDPNAVPTDFTSREAKVWEAKSKATERIWKKRKEEEMICKICGESGHFTQGCPSTLGANRKSQDFFERVPAREKHVKALFSEKVIQKIEKDMGCKIKMEEKFIIVSGKDRLILTKGVDAVRKVIKDEGDQRGSSSSHMARSRSPERSPVDARMRRSESQRSYSGPQNASQFQQRFGRQEKVVEDRIRDDLQKFSRGSPQAYGNNGARGRSSNSKSPAHPPYTGKSYNSYDGNNQSMGAYRTDGWDNERRGSDMQSGRQFDYPAVPQTLEELEMEYKRDAMELGRIRDKEEDEENYRHREAIREMRENYMKQLASLRGTHAKQWEEFLQLDAQRRQQQPRQPMPTSGFGGYKQHGYSDYDGTSANPHYAGANLAMDSRSRYPNPMENYSSRPNENFSDFQRQRREDYGKVYNRY from the exons ATGGCAACAAGACCGGACCTGGATATTGATGATGACTTCAGTGAGCTTTACAAGGAGTACACTGGGCCTCTGGGATCAGCTACCAACAATGTGCAGGATAAGGGGAAGACGAACAAAAGGTCTCAGGCGGGTTCTGACGAGGAAGAGGAACAACGGGACCCGAATGCTGTTCCGACTGATTTCACAAGCCGAGAAGCTAAGGTATGGGAGGCTAAGTCAAAAGCTACCGAGAGGATTTGGAAGAAacggaaagaagaagaaatgattTGCAAAATTTGTGGAGAGTCTGGTCACTTTACTCAG GGGTGTCCTTCTACTCTTGGAGCAAATCGCAAGTCTCAAGATTTCTTTGAAAGGGTACCTGCTAGAGAAAAGCATGTAAAGGCACTTTTTTCAGAAAAAgttattcaaaaaattgaaaaggatATGGGCTGcaaaatcaagatggaggagaaATTTATTATTGTCAGTGGCAAGGATAGGTTAATTTTGACAAAAGGTGTGGATGCTGTGCGCAAAGTGATTAAGGATGAAGGTGATCAAAGGGGATCTTCTAGTTCCCACATGGCAAGATCTAGGTCACCTGAGCGAAGCCCTGTTGATGCACGAATGCGACGCTCTGAATCCCAAAGGTCTTATTCTGGTCCCCAGAATGCATCACAGTTCCAACAGAGGTTTGGCAGGCAGGAGAAGGTTGTGGAAGACCGTATCCGTGATGATCTGCAGAAATTCTCAAGGGGTTCTCCACAAG CTTATGGTAATAATGGAGCTAGAGGTCGTTCAAGCAATTCAAAATCTCCAGCACATCCTCCTTACACAGGCAAGTCATATAATTCATATGATGGTAATAATCAGAGCATGGGTGCTTATAGAACTGATGGATGGGATAATGAGAGAAGAGGATCTGACATGCAATCTGGACGTCAGTTTGATTACCCTGCTGTCCCCCAGACATTAGAAGAATTAGAGATGGAGTATAAGAGGGATGCAATGGAACTTGGAAGAATTCGTGACaaggaagaagatgaagaaaattacAGGCATCGTGAG GCTATTAGGGAGATGAGAGAGAACTACATGAAGCAACTGGCTAGTCTGAGGGGGACACATGCAAAACAGTGGGAGGAGTTTCTCCAACTTGATGCCCAGAGACGTCAACAACAGCCACGTCAACCAATGCCCACTTCTGGTTTTGGTGGATATAAACAGCATGGTTATTCTGACTATGATGGTACCTCAGCCAACCCTCATTATGCTGGGGCCAATTTAGCCATGGATTCAAGAAGCCGATACCCAAACCCAATGGAAAATTATTCTTCAAGGCCTAATGAAAATTTCAGTGACTTTCAGCGTCAGAGGCGTGAAGATTATGGGAAAGTCTACAATCGATACTAA